A region from the Acipenser ruthenus chromosome 49, fAciRut3.2 maternal haplotype, whole genome shotgun sequence genome encodes:
- the LOC117966305 gene encoding relaxin-3-like has product MARLVSLACFGLLLALAAWVCGAQDSGVKLCGREFIRTVVMSCGGARWKRYSPELGQPRVNPYRELLEWLDSDKFNSLGHLETTAEPQDWSLDAGIYGTSAERSQDFSQSHVETDRDSSEGEFQLQKWSPRSRRDAGPAKVCCKWGCTKSELAKFC; this is encoded by the exons ATGGCCCGGCTTGTATCTCTCGCATGTTTTGGTCTCCTGCTGGCCCTAGCGGCGTGGGTTTGTGGGGCGCAGGATAGCGGGGTGAAGCTGTGCGGCCGCGAGTTTATCCGTACCGTGGTGATGTCATGCGGCGGAGCGCGATGGAAGCGCTACTCCCCAGAGCTTGGACAGCCAAGGGTTAATCCTTACA GGGAGCTTCTTGAGTGGCTGGACAGTGACAAATTCAACAGCCTGGGGCACCTTGAAACAACTGCAGAGCCCCAGGATTGGAGCCTGGATGCTGGGATCTATGGGACATCTGCAGAGAGGTCTCAGGACTTCTCTCAGAGTCAcgtggagacagacagagacagctcaGAGGGGGAATTCCAGCTCCAGAAGTGGTCTCCCCGATCCAGACGGGATGCAGGCCCGGCAAAGGTGTGCTGCAAGTGGGGCTGCACCAAGAGCGAGCTGGCTAAGTTCTGCTGA